The genomic region GATCAATGGTCCGAGGTGTTGCACTCTTTTGCAGAAGAAACGGCACTTAAAGCAGCATTAGTCGAATATATGCCAGGTGTGGGGGAAGAAATCACAGCTATCTTCATCAAAAATAAAGACTTATTTGATCAGGTGACCCGTCCGGTACTCGTTCATAATGACCTGTGGGAAGCTAACGTACTTGTTCATGTGGAAAACGGTGAGCTAAATATTGCGGCCATCATCGACGGAGATCGTTCCATGTTTGCCGACAGGGAGTTTGAAGCCATATTGTCAACAGAATCGGTGGCTTTTCATGAAGGATATAATCGTGCACTCGATCCATCAGCTGATGGACAGGCACGCAGGCTTGCGTACCGAATACTGTCTTCGTATTTTAATGCCTACGTTCATGAATATCAGGTCAATCAACCCGAAGATGGTCAGAAGTATCGCCAGCGTACACTGGATTTACTGGAGCAATGGAAGCAACTTGAACACAACTAATTTGTAGGAGGAATGAAGGATGAAGGAGTATCATCAATACCCGATGTGGGACGCATCACTTTCACTTGAGGAACGGTTGGATGATCTGATTGCACGATTGACAACGGAGGAGAAAATTCGACTAATTCCTACGCGCGAAGCAGCTGTACCAAGACTTGGCATTCCAGCCTACAATGTTGGGGGCGAAGCTGCCCACGGGGTGGCGTGGAAAGGGGAGGCAACGGTGTTTCCGCAACCTCTCGGTCTATCAAGTACCTGGAATACGCGGCTCATGCGGGAGATTGGTTCCGTTATTGGCGATGAAGCGAGGGCATACCATCACCGTGATCCTGAGGTTCACGGGTTAACATTATGGGCACCTACAGTTGACCTGGAACGTGATCCACGCTGGGGCAGAACGGAAGAGGGATACGGGGAAGATCCGGTCCTCACTGGAGAGATGTCGGCAGCACTCGTCAAAGGCATGCAGGGAAACGATCCTTTTTATCTGAAAATGGTCGCTACATTGAAACACTTTTTTGCCAATAATAATGAGAAAGATCGGCTGAATTGTTCATCCAGCATCGATCCGCGCAATCTGCGTGAATATTATTTAAAAGCATTTGAGACGCCATTTGTGGAAGGCGGAGCCTTGTCCATGATGACAGCTTACAATTCCATTAATGGTACACCTGCCATTGAAAGTCCATATGTGAATGATGTGGTTAAAGGTGAGTGGTCGATGCCTGGTTTTATTGTATGTGACGGTGGGGACCTGTCCCAGACGGTCGATTATCACGGTTACCATACCAGCCATGCCGAGTCAGCAGCAGGTGCGTTGAAGGCAGGGGTGGACTGTCTCACAGATGAAGTTAATCTTGTCGTATCTGCTCTGGAGGAAGCTCTGGGCCGGGATCTGTTGGAGGTAGCTGATCTGGACCGAGCGATTCGCAACATCTTCGGTGTCCGGATGCGACTTGGACAACTGGATCAGTCGGGACGTAACCCTTATGCCTCCATACCTGAGTCGGTATTATGTGCACCAGAACATGCCAAACTCAGTTATCGTGCTGCTGCCGAATCAATTGTTTTGCTAAAAAATGATGGCTTGCTTCCTTTGCAACCAGAAGCATTGCAGAAGATCAGTGTCATTGGACCACTTGCGGATGTTGTCTATACCGATTGGTACAGTGGCACACTGCCTTATCGTGTATCCATCCTCGATGGATTGCGCAATCGGCTACCTGAAGCAGACGTGACCTATGCCGATGGGAATGACCGTATTGGTCTGAAGACATCAGACGGACAGGTTATAACCCTCGGTGCCGAAAGCACACTCGCTGCTATACCAGAGAGTAGTGCACCTGCAGCCCAGTTCGTACATCAGGATTGGGGCTGGGGAAGTCATACGCTGAGAAGTGTGAACAATAATCGATATGTAAGTTTAACCGAGCAAGGCATCTATCAGGCGAACGCACCAGAAATCGGTGGCTGGTTCGTGAAGGAAGTTGTACAATTCGATCCCCAAACGGATGGGAGCAACGTCTTGCTGACATGGAATAGCATTCCCGTTGGACTGAGCGAATATCAGGGACGTTCTGTTTTATCACCAA from Paenibacillus sp. FSL R5-0341 harbors:
- a CDS encoding glycoside hydrolase family 3 C-terminal domain-containing protein: MKEYHQYPMWDASLSLEERLDDLIARLTTEEKIRLIPTREAAVPRLGIPAYNVGGEAAHGVAWKGEATVFPQPLGLSSTWNTRLMREIGSVIGDEARAYHHRDPEVHGLTLWAPTVDLERDPRWGRTEEGYGEDPVLTGEMSAALVKGMQGNDPFYLKMVATLKHFFANNNEKDRLNCSSSIDPRNLREYYLKAFETPFVEGGALSMMTAYNSINGTPAIESPYVNDVVKGEWSMPGFIVCDGGDLSQTVDYHGYHTSHAESAAGALKAGVDCLTDEVNLVVSALEEALGRDLLEVADLDRAIRNIFGVRMRLGQLDQSGRNPYASIPESVLCAPEHAKLSYRAAAESIVLLKNDGLLPLQPEALQKISVIGPLADVVYTDWYSGTLPYRVSILDGLRNRLPEADVTYADGNDRIGLKTSDGQVITLGAESTLAAIPESSAPAAQFVHQDWGWGSHTLRSVNNNRYVSLTEQGIYQANAPEIGGWFVKEVVQFDPQTDGSNVLLTWNSIPVGLSEYQGRSVLSPIPPQTEQATGTTLHDNSESGCTSQLPSNTTKSATFEIDIVTRGIEQAVNAARHSQASVVVVGNSPYINGKEEIDRPSLLLPPDQVALVKAVCEANPNTVVVIMGSYPFALQELKDIARAIVYMTHAGQELGNALADVLLGHYAPAGRLNMTWYEDESQLPDMMDYDIIQNDMTYMYHEGPVQYAFGHGLTYSEFEYEAIRVSRDTTAEATTDQLKIEVEVYNKGERDSDEVVQIYGSAHTSRVKRAQKQLLAFRRVHVKAGSRVKVRFEVPVQKLALWDVTRDRYCLETATWAILAGRSSADIRQSADIEIEGETIPDRPLHLLTFAENYDACADVLLDECLEGRSAVRAITREEPLYRDGQSSWISFNHNAVQELHGFEARVAAFGEVGILEIRSGGPEGDLLGVCEVPGPGGSVNGKDIKWTTIQCSLEAPHKVNELYIIFKGGAALRHFKLL